Proteins encoded by one window of Bauldia sp.:
- a CDS encoding NAD(P)(+) transhydrogenase (Re/Si-specific) subunit beta — MNANFAAVLYLVSGVLFIQALRGLSNPESSRQGNYLGIAGMVIAVLTTLAVAAPGWASFGLIVLAVAIGGGIGAFIARSIAMTAMPQLIAAFHSLVGLAAVMVAAAALYAPEAFGIAEAGGGIHGQSLIEMSLGVAIGALTFTGSIIAFLKLDGRMSGKPILLPNRHLINIGLGVALAVFIIVFFFTQSAVVFWLVTIIALVLGVLLIVPIGGADMPVVISMLNSYSGWAAAGIGFTLGNTALIITGALVGSSGAILSYIMCKGMNRSFISVILGGFGGETAAAAEGGEQKPVKLGSAEDAAYIMKNAQKVIIVPGYGMAVAQAQHALREMADKLKAAGVEVKYAIHPVAGRMPGHMNVLLAEANVPYDEVFELEDINSEFAQADVAYVIGANDVTNPAAEDDKTSPIYGMPVLQVWKAGTVMFVKRSLASGYAGIDNPLFYRDNTMMLLGDAKKMTEGIVKAL, encoded by the coding sequence ATCAACGCCAACTTCGCGGCCGTTCTCTACCTCGTCTCCGGCGTCCTGTTCATCCAGGCGCTGCGCGGCCTGTCGAATCCGGAATCCTCGCGGCAGGGCAACTACCTCGGCATCGCCGGCATGGTGATCGCGGTGCTGACCACGCTCGCGGTCGCGGCGCCCGGCTGGGCAAGCTTCGGCCTGATCGTGCTTGCCGTCGCCATCGGCGGCGGCATCGGCGCGTTCATCGCGCGTTCCATTGCCATGACGGCCATGCCGCAACTGATCGCGGCGTTCCACTCGCTGGTCGGTCTCGCGGCGGTGATGGTGGCGGCGGCGGCGCTCTACGCGCCGGAAGCCTTCGGCATCGCGGAAGCTGGCGGCGGCATCCATGGCCAGAGCCTGATCGAGATGTCGCTCGGCGTCGCCATCGGCGCGCTGACCTTCACCGGCTCGATCATCGCGTTCCTCAAGCTCGACGGGCGCATGTCGGGCAAGCCGATCCTTTTGCCCAACCGCCACCTCATCAATATCGGGCTCGGCGTCGCGCTGGCGGTGTTCATCATCGTCTTCTTCTTCACGCAGTCGGCCGTCGTCTTCTGGCTGGTGACGATCATCGCGCTGGTGCTGGGCGTACTGCTCATCGTGCCGATCGGCGGCGCCGACATGCCGGTGGTCATCTCGATGCTCAACTCGTACTCGGGCTGGGCGGCGGCGGGCATCGGCTTCACGCTCGGCAACACGGCGCTGATCATCACCGGCGCGCTGGTCGGTTCGTCGGGCGCGATCCTGTCATACATCATGTGCAAGGGCATGAACCGGAGCTTCATCTCGGTCATCCTCGGCGGCTTCGGCGGCGAGACCGCGGCTGCGGCCGAGGGCGGCGAGCAGAAGCCGGTGAAGCTCGGCTCGGCCGAGGACGCCGCCTACATCATGAAGAACGCGCAGAAGGTCATCATCGTGCCGGGCTACGGCATGGCGGTGGCGCAGGCGCAGCATGCGCTTCGCGAGATGGCCGACAAGCTCAAGGCCGCGGGCGTCGAGGTGAAGTACGCGATCCATCCGGTCGCCGGCCGCATGCCGGGCCACATGAACGTGCTGCTCGCCGAGGCGAACGTTCCCTACGACGAGGTCTTCGAACTGGAAGACATCAACTCGGAGTTCGCGCAGGCCGACGTCGCCTACGTCATCGGCGCCAACGACGTGACCAACCCGGCGGCGGAGGACGACAAGACCTCGCCGATCTACGGCATGCCGGTGCTGCAGGTGTGGAAGGCGGGCACGGTGATGTTCGTGAAGCGGTCGCTGGCGTCCGGCTACGCCGGCATCGACAACCCGCTGTTCTATCGCGACAACACGATGATGCTACTCGGCGACGCCAAGAAGATGACTGAGGGCATCGTCAAGGCATTGTAA